Below is a window of Cryobacterium sp. PAMC25264 DNA.
GTGTGTGGCCCGCGCACGTCCGGTGTGTTCGTCGCGGATCGCCAGGCCCAGCCCGGCCTGGCTGCCGCGGTACTGCAGGGCGTCGTCGTGCTCGAGGGCGTAGCGGCCGCCGGTCATGGTGCGCAGCCGATTGTTGGCGGCCGCGATGATCTCTTCGAGCTGGGCCGCGAGCACGTAGGTCTCGAGCTTCATGCGCTTGGTGTTGGGGTCGTCGCCGTGCACCACGGCGGCGAGCTGGCGCACCTGCGCCTGCGTGGCCAGCAGGTCGGCGGCCCTCTCCAAACGGGCGCGCGCATCCGCCACCAGAACGGTGAGCGACGAGCGACGCTCCCGCAGCGACTCGCGCCGGGTCAGGGCCTCGTCGCGTCGGGCGGCGGCTGCGTCCCGGACGTTCCGCAACGGCTCCAGGTCGATGGGGTCCTCCGGCAGCCCGGCGAGATCGGGTTCGGCGAGCACACCGCGGGTGGCGGCGAGCTCGTCGTCGTAGGCCCGGATGCTGCGCTCGTGCCGCTCGACCGCTGCGGGTGCCAGGCGCGCGGCCACGGCCTCGGCCTCATCGGTGAAGCCCTCCTCGCCGAGCTGGCGGCCCAGGGCGTCGGTGGCGGCTCGTTCGGCGCCGCGGGCGGTGCCGGCGGCGGCCAGAGCGTCGGCCAGTGCCCGGGCGGCGTCGAGTTCGACCTGCAGCCGGGCGGACCGGTCGGTGACGCTGTCGAAACCGGCCCGGTGCAGGCGCACCCGGGCGGCCAGGCTGTCCCGCTCGCTGCGCTGCCCGGCCAGGTGCACCGTGGTCTCGTCTCGCGCCAACTGCAACGGGGCCAGGGCGGACTGGGCCTGGTCTTGGGCGGCGCGGAGCCGGGCGAGTTCGGCCTCGAGTCCGGGAATGCGCTCGCGGTGGCCGGCGGCCGTGGCCAGGGTCTCCCGTGCGGTGCGGAGAGCGCCGTCGAGGTCGTCGGAGTCGCGGGTTCCGGCGCGCGTCTCTGCCTCGGTGAGCAGGGTCGCCACGGCCTGGGAGGCCGCGCGGGCGTCGTCGACAGCAGCCTGGCGCTGAGTCATCAGGCGCCGGGCTGCGGCCAGGTCGGCCTCGGTGACAGGCTCGGTCTCCTGCGGCTTGGGCGCGGGGTGTTCCGTCGACCCGCAGACCGTGCACGGTTCGCCGTCGACGAGTCCGGCGGCCAGCTCGACGGCAAAGCCGCCCAGCCGGCGGTCGACGAGATCCTGGTAGGCCTGGGCGGCGGCCGTGTTCGCGGCCACGGCCTCACGCTCGGCCCGGTGCACACCCACGAGCTCGGTGTCGAGCCTCTGCATGTCCTCGGCCGCTGCGAAGGCTTCCGTCGCCCGCGCCACGGCGGCCTCGGCGCTGGAGACCTGCGCGCCGCCGAGACTGGCCACGGCGAGGGCGTCGGTGGCGGCCACGATGCGTTCCGGCAGGGCCAGGAGTGACAACCGGGCCTGATCGAGGGCTTCGGACTGCTCGGCCGCCTGCTGCTCGAGGGCGCTGATCTGCGCTTCGAGCTGCGGAAGCCGAACCTCGTCGGCGAGCACGTCGGCGAGGCCGCCGAGCTGGCGGAGCCTGTCGTCGATCACCAGAGTCAGAGCGGCGGCATCGCCACCAGTGTCGGCATCCGCATCGCCAGCAGCATCCGCGAGCAGTCGTCGCCAGGCCGACCGTGCTGTGGCCTCGATGCCGTCGGCCGCGGTGACCTGCTCCCGCGCATCCGCGAGGGCGCGCACCTGCGGCCAGACGCGGGCGGCCCGCTCGGCCAGGCGCAGAGTCTCGCGCACGGCGGCGATCTCGCCGGCGCGTTCCTCGAGGGCGGCCAGGGTGCGCTCGGCGGCGTCCCGGCGGTCCTGGCGGCGGCGTCGGTCCTCGGCGTCCGCGCAGTCGATCGTGGCTGTCGCCAGCGCGGCGGCGGCGGTCTGGGCCCGCCGGGTCGCCGCGGCGAGGCGGGTCTCCACAGCGTGCAGTCCGGCCACGAACCAGTCCAGGTCGGGCCGATCGGGGCCGGATAGATCAGCGGCGTCGGTGTCGGGATCGTCGGCGTCCGCAGGGTCTTCCGCTCGGTGGAGCTGGCGCAGCGCGGACTCAACGAGGGCGCCGATGTCGCGGTTCACGGCGGCCAGGTCGTCGTCGAGTACCTTGCGGCGCGAGATGAGCACGGCCTCGAGCTGTTGGAACCGCAGCGTGCCGAACAGGGTGCGGAGCACCGTCAGCCGGTCGTCGGTCTTGGCCAGCAGGAACCGCTGGAACCGGTTCTGCGCGAGCAGGATCACTTGCAGGAACTGGTCTTTCCGAAGCGGCAGGATCAGGTCGAGCTCCTGGGCGACGTCCACGGGCTTGGCCGCCAGGCCCTCCCAGCCGTCGGCGCCGAGCCGCTCGAGCCGGGCCTCAGGTTTGGCCGGCGTGGTGCCCGTGCCGCGCTTCTTGGGCTTGTCGTAGGCCGGGGTGCGGTAGAGCCGATACGTCTGGGCGCCGAGGGTGAACTCGACCTCCACGAAGCTCGGGTCGTCGGGCTCGCAGTGGTCGCTGCGCAGGCGCAGTTCGCTGCCGTCGAAGCGGGGCACCGACCCGTAGAGGGCGAAGCAGATCGCGTCGAGGATGCTCGATTTGCCCGCTCCGGTCTTGCCGGTGATGAGGAAGATGCCGTCGGCGTCGAACGTGGTGAAGTCCACGTGTTGCTCGTTCTTGTACGGCCCGAACCCGGCCAGGCGCAGCCTGGTGATCTTCACGGCGACGCCACCTCGGCCAGCACGTCGGCGACGAGGTCGTGCTCGAACTCGGTCAGGCCCACCCCGTTCCGAACGAACTCCAGGAACCCGTCCACGATGTCCCGGTCGCTCTTCTGGTGCACACGCGCGGCGTAGCTGGACGCATCCGCCGTCACCTGCACCGTGGGCCGGTGCTCCAGCGTGACGCAGGAGGGGAACCGCTTCTGCAGGGTGCGCATGCCGTCGAGGGGACGCACCCGGTCGGTGAGCACCGCGGCGACCCAGTCCTGCTCGAAGGCGGCGAGGGTCTCGTCGGTGACAAGGTCTTCGAGGTCGCCGGTGAGCACTCTCAGGCGGCGGGGCACCGGCAGGTCCACCCATTCCACCTCGGCCAGGCCGGCCGCGTCGAGGTCGACGAGCCAGCCGCCGCGGGGCTTGTCGGCCTCGGCGAAGGAGTAGTGCAGCGGAGCGCCCGAATAGCGCACCCGGTCGGTGATGCGGGCGCGGCCGTGGATGTGGCCGAGTGCCACGTAGTCGGGGCCGTCGAAGACCGCGGCCGGCACCAGGTCGAGGCCGCCGGCGCTGATGTCGCGCTCCACGTCGCTGGCCGACACACCGGCGGCGAAGCAGTGCGACAGCACAACGGAACGGCCGCCCCGTTCGGCCAGGTCGGCGCGCACCTGGCGCATGGCCAACCCCAGCACCTGCTCGTGGGTCTTGAGGAGTTCGTCGGGGTAGTGGTGGCGCACCAGCGCCGGTTCGAGGAACGGAATGCCGTAGAAGTGCACCGGACCGTGCTCGTCGTCGATGCTGACGGGCGTGCGGTACTGGTCGAACCGGGTGATCACGTGGATGCCGGCCAGCGCGGTCCACTCCGACTGGAAGCCCAGGCGCGTGGCGGAGTCGTGGTTGCCGCTGGTCATGACGACGCGAGCACCGGTCGCGTGCAGCTTGGCCAGGGTGCCGCCCAGCAGGGCGTAGCTGTCGGCCGAGGGCATCGCCGAGTCGAAGATGTCGCCGGCGACCGCGACCACGTCGACGTGCCTGTCGCGCACGATGTCGACGAGGGCGTCGAGAACGACGCGCAGGTGGTCGAGGGTCTGGTGCGTGTGGAAGGTGCGCCCGATGTGCCAGTCACTCGTGTGCAGGATCTTCATGTCGTCCACGCTACCGCCGGCCACCGACACGGGCCGTCCGGCACGGCCCGTCCGGCACGGCGGGGTGGCCGGGCACGCGTGTACATTGCCCGGCAACAGGACAATACCGACAGGAACAGGACCGAGAGAACAGGGAGGCAGCACCATGGCGCGTGTCAGCGGGAAAGTCGCACTCATCAGTGGTGGAGCACGCGGGCTCGGCGCCGCCATGACCCGGCGCCTCGTGGAGGAGGGCGCACGGGTGGTCGTGGGCGACGTGCTCGACGAGGAGGGCGGGGCCCTCGTCGCCGAGCTCGGCGACGCCTGCCGGTTCGTGCACCTCGATGTCACGCGCGCCCAGCACTGGGACAACGCCGTTGCGGCGGCGGTGTCCGAGTTCGGCGGTCTCGACGTGCTGGTCAACAACGCCGGCATCGTGAACTTCGGCTCGATCGAGGAGTACACCCTCGAATCCTGGAACAGCATCATCGCGGTCAACCTCACCGGGGTGTTCCTCGGCATCAAGGCCGCCGTTCCGGCGATCATCCGCTCGCCGGCGGGGTCGATCATCAATGTCTCGTCGACCGCCGGGCTGCAGGGCTACGAGGCCCTTCCCGGCTACGTCGCCGCCAAGTACGGGGTGCGCGGGCTGACCAAGGCCGTGGCGCTGGATCTCGGCAAGTACAACGTGCGGGTGAACTCGGTGCATCCTGGCGCCATCGCCACCCCCATGACCGAGGGTCTGAACCTGCCGCAGAACCACGTGGCGCTGCACCGGGTGGGCCAGCCCGTTGAGGTGGCAAACCTGGTGCTCTTCCTGGCCAGCGACGAGTCGAGCTTCTCCACCGGTGCCGAATTCCTCACCGACGGCGGCGAGCTGAGCGGCCTCTCCCACTACGAGTAGCGCCGTCACGGGTAGCGCCGTCACGAGGTCCACCCGCGGTCCCGCAACCGACGGGCGATGCGCGCCACCAGGGCCGCCGGGTCGTGCAGGTCGTCGTCGGTGAACTGCAGCACCTGCCAGCCGTTGTCTTCGAGGCGTCCGATGCGGCGGATGTCGGAGCGCCACTGCGCCCGATCGGTGCGGTGGTGGTCGCCCTGGTACTCGAGGAACAGCTTGTACTCGGGATAAACGAGGTCACCGCGGCCCAGGAACCGGCCCTGGGGGTCGAACGCCCGGTAGTTGCACTCGGGTTCGGGCAGGCCGGCGAGCACGATGATGACGCGGAGCACCGACTCGCGCGGCGACTCCGAGCGGGTGCGCAGCAGCGGCAGGGCGGCCCGGGCCAGGGCCAGGCCCCTGCGGCCGGGGTAACGCGCCAGCGCGTCGGCGAGCTCACCCCGGGTGAGAACCGGAGACTCCCAGTACAACAGGTGGTCACCGACGGCCACCAGTTCCGCCAGGGTGAGAAGCGCCGCGAGATCCAGCCAGGTGCGCGCCGGACCGGTGAGACGCAGTGGACCGCGGTCGACGAGATCGTCCGGATCGATGCGCAGACTGTGGCCGACGACATCGCGCCTGTCCATGGCCGGAGCCGGGGCAGGGACGCCGACATGAACCGCACGCACTCGCGCAAACCGGGACGGCACGGGCAGGCGGAGCAGGAGAGCGGCCGTGCCGTGGGTGAAGAAAGCGTCCGGAGGCATCCGCACCAGGAGCGCCGTGCAGAGCCCAACCCGAAAGGCACGGTCCGCCCAGCCGTTCGGGAGTGGTGTGCGTTCGGTCACCGGTCGAGGGTGCCTCAGATCAGTGCCCTCCCGCCGAAGTTCTCCACACGTTCCAGGTTCATTTCGGAAGAAAGCACAGTCGCGGGGCCGTCACACCCTGCAAAGTTCCGAAGTCAGTGCCAGATGCGAGCTGAAACGCACCGAAACGATGCAGGAGAGGCCCCGGAAACTGTCGACCCGCATCCAGAGATCTTTGTTTGTCTGTGTTTCGGTTGACTTTCAAAAACAAACGGGTCTAAAGTCAGGCATAACAACTTTTGGCGCGGTCCCCCCGGCCGCGCGCACCTGAGTTCTCACCGTCGAGGAGGCCCGATGTTCGCCGAAGAGCGTCAGTCGATGATCGCCGAGATGGTGTCCGGCTTGAGTCGGGTCACCGTCAACGAACTCGCCGTCCGCTTCGACATCACGCCGGAGACAGTGCGCCGCGATCTCTCCGTCCTCGAGCTAAGCCGGCACCTGCGGCGGGTGCACGGCGGCGCCGTCGCCATCGACCGGCTGAGCATGTCCGAGGCCAGCCTCGAAGAGCGCCAGACCCAGCGCCACGACGAGAAGGCCCGCATCGCCGCCGCCGCCCTCGACATGATCCCCGCGAGCACCACCGGGTCGATCATCCTCGACTCGGGCACCACCACCGAGCTGCTGGCCGACCGACTGCTCGACTGGACCCCCGCGAACGGCGGCGACCAGCTCCTGGTCATCACCAACGCGCTCCCCATCGCCTACAAGCTCGCCGCCAACGAAGCCATCTCGCTGCAGATCCTCGGCGGCCGGGTGCGCGGCCTCACCCGCGCCATCGTGGGCACCCGCACCACCCAGCAGCTCGACGCCATGCGCCCCGACATCGCCTTCGTCGGCGCCAACGGTGTAGCCGCCGACTTCGGCTTCAGCACCCCCGACTCGGTCGAGGCCGCCGTGAAGACCGCCATCGTGCGCTCCGCCCGCCGCGTCGTCGCCCTCGCCGATTCCTCCAAGCTCGACCAGGAAACCCTGGTCAGGTTCGCTGCACTGAGCGATATCGACGCGCTCATCACCGATGCTCCCCTTCCCCCAAACTTGCCGCAGCCCTGGCCGCGGCGGATGTCGAGGTCGTAATCGCATGATCGTCACACTCACCCCCAACCCCAGCCTGGATCGCACCATCGAGCTTGCCGGCCCCCTGGCCCGCGGCGACGTGCAGCGGGCCGTTGACGCACACCAGGAACCCGGTGGCAAGGGCGTCAACATCTGCCGGGCCCTCGAGGCCTCCGGCATTCAGAGCCTGGCGATCCTGCCCGGCGACCCAGAAGACCCGGTGCTGATCGCACTGGCCGCCCAGGGCATCCCCCACCTCGGCCTGCCGATCAACGCCACCCTGCGCAGCAACATCGCCATCACCGAACCCGACGGCACCACCACCAAGGTGAACGAGCCGGGCCCGGCACTCACTCTCGACCAGCAGAAAGCGCTCATCGAACTGGTCCTCGAGAAGGCCGAGGGCGCCTCCTGGCTGGTCCTGGCCGGATCGCTGCCACCCGGAGTGCCCGACGCGTTCTACGCCGACCTCACCCGGGAGCTCAAGACCCGCTTCGGCGCCAACGCCCCCAAGGTCGCCATCGACTCCTCCGGCGCTCCCCTGGCCGCGGCCGTCGCCGCCGGTCCCGACCTGCTCAAGCCCAACGCCGACGAACTCGCCGAGCTCACCGGCCTCTCCGACCCGGACAGCCTCGAGGCCGATCCGCACCTGGCCGCCCGTGCGAGCCAGACCCTGATCGCTGCCGGAGTCGGCGCAGTGCTGGCCACCCTCGGCGCCAAGGGCGCGCTGCTGGTCACCGCTGACGGCTACTGGTTCGCCACCCAGCCCCCGATCGTCGCGGTCTCCACCGTCGGCGCCGGAGATTCTTCGCTGGCAGGTTTCCTGCTGAGCGACCTGGCCGGGGCATCCGCTCCGGACTGCCTGCGACAGGCCGCCGCCCACGGCGCGGCCGCCGCATCCCTGCCCGGCTCAACCGTGCCGGCCCTCAACCAGACCAACCCCACAGCCGTCACCGTGACGGCATTTGCTACACATCCAAAGGAGGATGACCAGTGAGTGCACTGATTACCCCAGAGCTCGTCGCTTTGGACAAGAACCTCGGTGACGCACCGGCGACCGTGATCCGGCACCTTGCCGAGCTCGTGGCCGGCGCCGGACGGGCCACCGAGATCGAGGGCCTGTACGCAGACGCCCTCGCTCGCGAGGCGAAGACCTCCACCGGCATCCCCGGCGGTCTCGCGATCCCCCACTGCCGGTCCGCAGCGGTGACCGAGCCGACGCTCGCCGTCGCACGTCTGTCCCAGCCGGTCGACTTCGGCTCCGCCGACGGCCCCGCCGACCTGATCTTCATGATCGCCGCCCCCGAAGGCGCCGACCAGGACCACCTCAAGATCCTCTCGAAGCTGGCCCGCTCGCTGATGAAGTCGGACTTCACCGCCGCCCTCCGCGCGGCGAAGAGCCCCGAAGAGATCGTCACCCTGGTCACCGACATCGTCGCGCCGGTCACCGCAGGCGCCGAATCCCACTCCGCGCCGGCCGCCGCCGCACCGACCGGAACCGGCACCACCGGCGCCGCCACATCCGGCACCCGCAGCCTCGTGGCCGTCACCGCCTGCCCCACCGGCATCGCGCACACCTACATGGCAGCGGATGCGCTCGTCGCAGCCGCCAAGGAGATGGGCATCGACCTGCAGGTCGAGACCCAGGGCTCAGCCGGTGCCACCCCGCTGGCCGCCTCGGTCATCGACGCCGCCGACGCCGTGATCTTCGCGGTCGACGTGGACGTGCGTGACAAGGGCCGGTTCGCCGGTAAGCCCGTCATCCAGTCGCCCGTCAAGCGCGCCATCGACGAGCCCAAGAAGATGATCCAGGACGCCCTCGCGGCCGTGGACAACCCCAGCGCCCGCCGCGTCAGCGGTGGCGGCGCCGCGGCATCCGACTCGGTCAGCGAGAACGAGCACCTGGGCCAGAAGGTCAAGCGCGCCCTGCTCACCGGTGTCAGCTACATGATCCCGTTCGTCGCCGGTGGAGGCCTGCTCATCGCCCTGGGCTTCCTGCTCGGTGGCTACAAGATCACCGAGGTCGCCGACACCGTCGTGCTCCAGAACAGCCTGTGGAACCTGCCTGAGGGCGGCATGCTGATCTACCTCGGCGCGGTCCTGTTCAAGATCGGCGCCCTGTCGATGGGCTTCCTGGTTCCGGCGCTGGCGGGTTACATCGCCTACGGAATCGCCGACCGCCCCGGTATCGCTCCCGGCTTCGTCGCCGGTGCGGTCTCCGGCTTCATGGGTGCCGGATTC
It encodes the following:
- a CDS encoding AAA family ATPase, producing the protein MKITRLRLAGFGPYKNEQHVDFTTFDADGIFLITGKTGAGKSSILDAICFALYGSVPRFDGSELRLRSDHCEPDDPSFVEVEFTLGAQTYRLYRTPAYDKPKKRGTGTTPAKPEARLERLGADGWEGLAAKPVDVAQELDLILPLRKDQFLQVILLAQNRFQRFLLAKTDDRLTVLRTLFGTLRFQQLEAVLISRRKVLDDDLAAVNRDIGALVESALRQLHRAEDPADADDPDTDAADLSGPDRPDLDWFVAGLHAVETRLAAATRRAQTAAAALATATIDCADAEDRRRRQDRRDAAERTLAALEERAGEIAAVRETLRLAERAARVWPQVRALADAREQVTAADGIEATARSAWRRLLADAAGDADADTGGDAAALTLVIDDRLRQLGGLADVLADEVRLPQLEAQISALEQQAAEQSEALDQARLSLLALPERIVAATDALAVASLGGAQVSSAEAAVARATEAFAAAEDMQRLDTELVGVHRAEREAVAANTAAAQAYQDLVDRRLGGFAVELAAGLVDGEPCTVCGSTEHPAPKPQETEPVTEADLAAARRLMTQRQAAVDDARAASQAVATLLTEAETRAGTRDSDDLDGALRTARETLATAAGHRERIPGLEAELARLRAAQDQAQSALAPLQLARDETTVHLAGQRSERDSLAARVRLHRAGFDSVTDRSARLQVELDAARALADALAAAGTARGAERAATDALGRQLGEEGFTDEAEAVAARLAPAAVERHERSIRAYDDELAATRGVLAEPDLAGLPEDPIDLEPLRNVRDAAAARRDEALTRRESLRERRSSLTVLVADARARLERAADLLATQAQVRQLAAVVHGDDPNTKRMKLETYVLAAQLEEIIAAANNRLRTMTGGRYALEHDDALQYRGSQAGLGLAIRDEHTGRARATHSLSGGETFLASLALALGLAEVVSNQAGGITLDTLFVDEGFGSLDAETLETAMSTLDSLRAGGRTIGLISHVESMKEQIPAKLQIRVTPQGYSEIDRTSVAVS
- a CDS encoding exonuclease SbcCD subunit D: MKILHTSDWHIGRTFHTHQTLDHLRVVLDALVDIVRDRHVDVVAVAGDIFDSAMPSADSYALLGGTLAKLHATGARVVMTSGNHDSATRLGFQSEWTALAGIHVITRFDQYRTPVSIDDEHGPVHFYGIPFLEPALVRHHYPDELLKTHEQVLGLAMRQVRADLAERGGRSVVLSHCFAAGVSASDVERDISAGGLDLVPAAVFDGPDYVALGHIHGRARITDRVRYSGAPLHYSFAEADKPRGGWLVDLDAAGLAEVEWVDLPVPRRLRVLTGDLEDLVTDETLAAFEQDWVAAVLTDRVRPLDGMRTLQKRFPSCVTLEHRPTVQVTADASSYAARVHQKSDRDIVDGFLEFVRNGVGLTEFEHDLVADVLAEVASP
- a CDS encoding SDR family oxidoreductase, producing the protein MARVSGKVALISGGARGLGAAMTRRLVEEGARVVVGDVLDEEGGALVAELGDACRFVHLDVTRAQHWDNAVAAAVSEFGGLDVLVNNAGIVNFGSIEEYTLESWNSIIAVNLTGVFLGIKAAVPAIIRSPAGSIINVSSTAGLQGYEALPGYVAAKYGVRGLTKAVALDLGKYNVRVNSVHPGAIATPMTEGLNLPQNHVALHRVGQPVEVANLVLFLASDESSFSTGAEFLTDGGELSGLSHYE
- a CDS encoding 1-phosphofructokinase family hexose kinase; translated protein: MIVTLTPNPSLDRTIELAGPLARGDVQRAVDAHQEPGGKGVNICRALEASGIQSLAILPGDPEDPVLIALAAQGIPHLGLPINATLRSNIAITEPDGTTTKVNEPGPALTLDQQKALIELVLEKAEGASWLVLAGSLPPGVPDAFYADLTRELKTRFGANAPKVAIDSSGAPLAAAVAAGPDLLKPNADELAELTGLSDPDSLEADPHLAARASQTLIAAGVGAVLATLGAKGALLVTADGYWFATQPPIVAVSTVGAGDSSLAGFLLSDLAGASAPDCLRQAAAHGAAAASLPGSTVPALNQTNPTAVTVTAFATHPKEDDQ
- a CDS encoding fructose-specific PTS transporter subunit EIIC, which encodes MSALITPELVALDKNLGDAPATVIRHLAELVAGAGRATEIEGLYADALAREAKTSTGIPGGLAIPHCRSAAVTEPTLAVARLSQPVDFGSADGPADLIFMIAAPEGADQDHLKILSKLARSLMKSDFTAALRAAKSPEEIVTLVTDIVAPVTAGAESHSAPAAAAPTGTGTTGAATSGTRSLVAVTACPTGIAHTYMAADALVAAAKEMGIDLQVETQGSAGATPLAASVIDAADAVIFAVDVDVRDKGRFAGKPVIQSPVKRAIDEPKKMIQDALAAVDNPSARRVSGGGAAASDSVSENEHLGQKVKRALLTGVSYMIPFVAGGGLLIALGFLLGGYKITEVADTVVLQNSLWNLPEGGMLIYLGAVLFKIGALSMGFLVPALAGYIAYGIADRPGIAPGFVAGAVSGFMGAGFLGGIVGGLLAGVAAAYIGSFKVPSWLRSLMPVVIIPLLASIFASGLMFLVLGGPIAWLTAALSDWLNGMTGASVIILGLILGLMMAFDLGGPVNKVAYSFAVAGLGAATLANQAPWQIMAAVMAAGMVPPLAMALATVLDRKLFSPVERENGKAAWLLGASFISEGAIPFAAADPLRVIPASMLGAATTGALTMAWGVTSKAPHGGIFVFFAIENVLGFILAIVIGTIISALAVIALKRYVRKAPTAESIQQNNTLVNA